A region of Granulicella sibirica DNA encodes the following proteins:
- a CDS encoding ribulokinase: MAIVAGVDFGTLSVRVTLVGEKGRMGTAVAGYPLMRSREDPDQATQSHDAQMAALVEATKKVVAECGVEGSAIDAMALDTTGSSVVMVDGAMKPIDDYYLWCDHRAKLEAQQITAMAHATKLEAIDWCGGVYSHEWGFAKLLHWLRHNPEKRERFASAFEHCDMVAATLCGITDPKLVKRSACAMGHKWMWNPKWGGLPGQGFLSMLDPLFDGIRAKFDGEYLTSDHLAGHLSAHWAGEMGLRAGIPIPVGAFDAHWDAIGAGCREGDVVNVVGTSTCIIAMQKEASLIPGVCGVVPGSVHPSYAGVEAGLSATGDIFEAIAKRAGTTVRELAAGLEAYRPGQTGLLRLSWDNGDRTVLVNAELGGITLGWNLIHTAKDELFAAIEGTAFHTRIILERLAENGVPIERVINAGGIPQNSPVLNQVYANVLNKPVLVPDGVPTSIGSGIFAMLAIGAYPSVEAAQSALCLGHRTVYPDPGAVAVYEELYQLYRKVYFAFGTPGAEAVSLGEILPKVKKIAASAAKGEAASAVAGGTSK; the protein is encoded by the coding sequence ATGGCCATTGTGGCGGGCGTGGATTTTGGGACGTTGAGTGTTCGGGTGACGCTGGTGGGGGAGAAGGGCAGGATGGGGACGGCGGTGGCCGGGTATCCGCTGATGCGGTCGCGCGAGGATCCGGACCAGGCGACGCAATCGCATGACGCGCAGATGGCGGCGCTGGTGGAGGCGACGAAGAAGGTTGTGGCGGAGTGTGGGGTGGAGGGGTCAGCGATCGATGCGATGGCGCTCGATACGACTGGGTCGAGCGTGGTGATGGTCGATGGGGCGATGAAGCCGATCGACGACTACTACCTGTGGTGCGATCACAGGGCGAAGCTCGAGGCGCAGCAGATTACGGCGATGGCGCATGCAACGAAACTCGAGGCGATCGACTGGTGCGGGGGGGTGTATTCGCATGAGTGGGGGTTCGCGAAGCTGCTGCACTGGCTGCGGCACAACCCGGAGAAGCGCGAGAGGTTTGCTTCGGCGTTCGAGCACTGCGACATGGTGGCGGCTACGCTTTGCGGGATTACGGATCCGAAGCTCGTCAAGAGAAGTGCTTGCGCGATGGGGCATAAGTGGATGTGGAACCCGAAGTGGGGCGGGTTGCCGGGGCAAGGGTTTCTGTCGATGCTGGATCCGCTGTTTGACGGGATCCGGGCGAAGTTCGATGGGGAGTATCTGACGTCGGACCACCTGGCGGGACATCTTTCGGCGCATTGGGCGGGGGAGATGGGCTTGCGGGCGGGGATTCCGATTCCGGTGGGGGCGTTCGATGCGCACTGGGATGCGATCGGGGCGGGATGCCGGGAGGGGGACGTCGTCAATGTCGTGGGGACGTCGACGTGCATTATCGCCATGCAGAAGGAGGCTTCGCTGATTCCGGGGGTGTGCGGGGTAGTGCCGGGGAGTGTGCATCCTTCGTATGCGGGAGTGGAGGCGGGGCTTTCGGCGACCGGGGATATCTTTGAGGCGATTGCGAAGCGTGCGGGGACTACGGTTCGGGAGTTGGCGGCTGGGCTCGAGGCTTACAGGCCGGGACAGACGGGTTTGCTGCGGTTGAGCTGGGATAACGGCGACCGGACCGTGCTGGTGAATGCGGAGCTGGGGGGGATCACGCTGGGGTGGAACCTCATTCATACGGCGAAGGATGAGCTGTTCGCGGCGATCGAGGGGACGGCTTTTCATACGAGGATCATTTTGGAACGACTGGCGGAGAATGGGGTGCCGATCGAGCGGGTGATCAACGCCGGTGGAATTCCGCAGAACAGCCCGGTGCTGAACCAGGTGTATGCGAATGTACTGAACAAGCCGGTGCTGGTGCCGGATGGGGTGCCGACGAGTATCGGGTCGGGGATCTTCGCGATGCTGGCGATTGGGGCTTATCCGAGCGTGGAGGCGGCGCAGTCGGCGCTTTGCCTTGGGCATCGGACGGTGTATCCGGATCCGGGTGCGGTGGCGGTGTACGAGGAGCTTTATCAGCTCTACCGGAAGGTTTACTTTGCGTTCGGGACGCCGGGGGCGGAGGCGGTTTCGCTTGGGGAGATTCTTCCCAAAGTGAAGAAGATCGCGGCGAGCGCGGCGAAGGGTGAGGCTGCATCCGCTGTGGCTGGAGGGACATCCAAGTAG
- a CDS encoding glycoside hydrolase family 88/105 protein: MTFCFPFRLACLALTTSMSFPAQAPIQVSYQHATPAQLAIIAKDNARHFGDDPEIAGHPAADLTPAINPAATERAMRLVADWELARSEPYFDRTWAWGVFYSGLIAASDELNEPKYRADMEKMGQKFDWDLRADSPTAGDQGIAQTYAEIYLRKKNPDFIQPTRDDLDDALDTPYVAKEPTHSIPWWWCEALFMAPPAWARLYASTGDHKYITYLDQEWAKTSALLYDRQEHLYFRDATYLNKTEANGKKLFWSRANGMVMAGIVRTLQFLPPDDPAKQVYLAELRDMATRIAQLQGADGLWRAGLLDQDHYDLPEISGSALFTYALAWGINEGILDSRTYRPVVERAWHGMLQRIYADGRLGCIQQTGAEPAPFRPTASYNYGVGAFLLAGSEVHRIARLEASGATHRRH; this comes from the coding sequence ATGACATTTTGTTTTCCCTTCCGTCTCGCCTGCCTGGCGCTCACCACGTCCATGTCCTTCCCCGCGCAAGCCCCCATTCAGGTCAGCTACCAGCACGCCACTCCCGCTCAGCTCGCCATCATTGCCAAGGACAATGCCCGCCACTTTGGTGACGACCCCGAGATCGCCGGACACCCAGCCGCCGATCTAACCCCTGCCATTAACCCCGCCGCCACCGAGCGTGCCATGCGCCTTGTCGCTGACTGGGAACTGGCCCGTTCCGAACCATACTTCGATCGCACCTGGGCTTGGGGTGTTTTCTACAGCGGCCTCATTGCCGCCTCCGACGAACTGAACGAGCCCAAATACCGCGCCGACATGGAAAAAATGGGCCAGAAGTTCGACTGGGATCTCCGTGCCGATTCTCCCACCGCAGGCGACCAGGGCATCGCCCAGACCTATGCGGAGATCTACCTCCGCAAGAAGAACCCGGACTTCATCCAGCCCACCCGTGACGATCTTGACGACGCGCTCGACACCCCCTACGTCGCGAAAGAACCCACCCACAGCATCCCCTGGTGGTGGTGCGAAGCCCTCTTCATGGCCCCACCGGCCTGGGCTCGCCTCTACGCATCTACTGGCGACCACAAGTACATCACCTACCTTGATCAGGAGTGGGCCAAGACCTCCGCCCTGCTCTACGACCGGCAGGAGCATCTTTACTTCCGCGACGCGACCTACCTCAACAAGACCGAGGCCAACGGAAAGAAGCTCTTCTGGTCGCGCGCCAATGGCATGGTCATGGCCGGTATCGTCCGCACCCTCCAGTTCCTCCCGCCAGACGACCCCGCGAAGCAGGTCTACCTTGCCGAACTCCGCGACATGGCCACCCGCATAGCCCAACTCCAGGGCGCAGACGGCCTCTGGCGCGCCGGTCTCCTCGATCAGGACCACTACGACCTCCCCGAGATCTCCGGCTCCGCTCTCTTCACCTACGCTCTCGCCTGGGGGATCAACGAGGGCATCCTCGACAGCCGCACCTACCGCCCCGTCGTCGAACGTGCATGGCACGGCATGCTCCAGCGCATCTACGCCGACGGCCGCCTCGGTTGCATCCAGCAGACTGGAGCCGAACCCGCCCCGTTCCGCCCAACCGCCAGCTACAACTACGGCGTCGGCGCTTTTCTGCTGGCCGGCAGCGAAGTTCACCGCATAGCCCGCCTCGAGGCCTCCGGGGCCACCCACCGTCGCCACTAG
- the galK gene encoding galactokinase: MADTTNKAGAREYAAPARVNLIGEHTDYTGGLVMPMAIGFHTVGTIEPRPDGIASFYSANFNETIEVPIVTLGRNPRGHWSDYPVGVLWSLMQAGYTFSGFNLRLHGDVPVGAGLSSSASIEVATAIALLGFAGQTMPLKEIAVAARRAENEFVGAKSGIMDQFVVAGGVADRAMLLDCRSLEYELLPLPQGVRVVICNSMVKHQVATGEYGGRRDEVEAGQAILRKLRGIDSLRDATVEDLDACATEMGQAVFKRCRHVVTENARVLAARKALNDGDIKGFGNLMIEAHKSFRDDFEASCSEVDTLVEIAIKQAGCFGARITGGGFGGCTVNVVEIEHADTFVETLKREYKLATGIEADCFVCEASDGALALEAKAVAK, from the coding sequence ATGGCGGACACAACGAACAAAGCGGGAGCACGCGAATACGCGGCCCCGGCACGGGTCAATCTCATCGGGGAACACACGGACTACACCGGCGGCCTTGTCATGCCCATGGCGATCGGCTTCCACACCGTAGGCACCATCGAGCCGCGCCCCGACGGCATCGCCTCCTTCTACTCCGCGAACTTCAACGAAACCATCGAAGTTCCCATCGTCACTCTCGGGCGAAACCCGCGCGGCCATTGGAGCGACTACCCCGTAGGCGTCCTCTGGAGCCTGATGCAGGCTGGTTACACCTTCTCCGGCTTCAATCTCCGTCTCCACGGCGACGTTCCTGTCGGAGCCGGTCTCAGTTCTTCCGCCTCGATCGAGGTAGCCACCGCAATCGCGCTCCTCGGCTTCGCGGGCCAGACCATGCCCCTCAAGGAGATCGCGGTCGCCGCGCGTCGCGCCGAAAACGAGTTCGTCGGAGCCAAGAGCGGAATCATGGACCAGTTCGTCGTCGCGGGAGGCGTAGCCGATCGCGCCATGCTGCTCGACTGCCGTTCGCTCGAGTACGAACTTCTCCCGCTGCCGCAAGGCGTTCGCGTCGTCATCTGCAACTCCATGGTCAAGCATCAGGTCGCTACTGGCGAGTACGGAGGACGACGGGACGAGGTCGAGGCTGGTCAGGCAATTCTCCGCAAACTTCGTGGTATCGACAGCCTTCGCGACGCCACCGTCGAAGATCTCGATGCCTGCGCCACCGAGATGGGTCAGGCGGTCTTCAAGCGATGTCGTCACGTCGTCACCGAAAACGCCCGCGTCCTCGCCGCGCGCAAGGCTCTCAACGACGGTGACATCAAGGGCTTCGGCAATCTCATGATCGAGGCCCACAAGAGCTTCCGCGACGACTTCGAGGCAAGCTGCTCCGAGGTCGACACTCTCGTCGAAATCGCGATCAAGCAAGCTGGTTGTTTCGGAGCCCGCATCACCGGCGGAGGCTTCGGCGGATGCACCGTCAATGTCGTCGAGATCGAACATGCCGACACATTCGTCGAAACCCTCAAGCGCGAGTACAAGCTTGCGACCGGGATCGAAGCTGACTGTTTCGTCTGCGAAGCCTCCGACGGCGCCCTCGCGCTGGAAGCCAAGGCGGTGGCCAAGTGA
- a CDS encoding UDP-glucose--hexose-1-phosphate uridylyltransferase, which yields MNPIFATTPHRRYNPLKREWVLVSPQRTQRPWQGQTETTAAPATLQYDPACYLCPGNPRAGGEHTPVYTSTYVFTNDYAALKPDVPSTLHDEDGKGLLVMQGESGICRVICFSPRHDLTLAKMELADIRAVVDVWNEQTLELGAREDISYVQVFENRGAMMGASNPHPHGQIWATRSIPNEIVAELGAQKAYLAEHGVSLLDAYRDMELAVDERIIAKNASFVALVPFWAVWPFETMILPMRHAASLEELTPAERDDLAEMLKIVTATYDQVFDTSFPYSMGLHPKPTDGEEHPEWLFHMHFYPPLLRSATIRKFMVGYELLGSPQRDITPESAANALRDARSKAGI from the coding sequence GTGAATCCGATCTTCGCTACCACTCCGCATCGCCGTTACAATCCGCTCAAGCGCGAGTGGGTCCTCGTCTCCCCCCAGCGCACCCAGCGACCATGGCAGGGGCAGACCGAGACCACCGCCGCCCCCGCCACTCTCCAGTACGACCCCGCCTGCTACCTCTGCCCAGGAAACCCACGCGCCGGAGGCGAGCACACCCCCGTCTACACCAGCACCTACGTCTTCACCAACGACTACGCCGCACTCAAGCCCGACGTCCCCTCCACGCTCCACGACGAGGACGGCAAAGGCCTCCTCGTCATGCAGGGCGAGAGCGGCATCTGCCGCGTCATCTGCTTCTCTCCGCGTCATGACCTTACGCTCGCGAAGATGGAGCTTGCTGACATCCGCGCTGTCGTCGATGTCTGGAATGAGCAGACTCTTGAGCTTGGGGCTCGCGAAGACATCAGCTATGTGCAGGTCTTCGAGAACCGAGGAGCCATGATGGGTGCCAGCAATCCCCATCCGCACGGCCAGATCTGGGCAACCCGCTCGATCCCGAACGAGATCGTCGCCGAACTCGGAGCCCAAAAGGCCTATCTCGCCGAGCACGGCGTCTCCCTCCTCGACGCCTACCGCGACATGGAACTGGCCGTCGACGAGCGCATCATCGCAAAGAACGCCTCCTTCGTAGCCCTCGTGCCTTTCTGGGCCGTTTGGCCGTTCGAGACGATGATTCTTCCGATGCGGCACGCTGCCTCGCTCGAGGAGCTCACGCCCGCCGAGCGCGACGACCTCGCCGAGATGCTCAAGATCGTCACCGCGACCTACGACCAGGTCTTCGACACATCGTTCCCTTACTCCATGGGCCTCCACCCCAAGCCTACCGACGGAGAAGAGCACCCTGAGTGGCTCTTCCACATGCACTTCTATCCGCCACTTCTACGCTCCGCCACGATCCGCAAGTTCATGGTGGGCTACGAACTCTTGGGATCTCCGCAGCGCGACATCACCCCGGAATCCGCGGCAAACGCACTCCGCGATGCGCGATCCAAAGCAGGGATATGA
- a CDS encoding YpdA family putative bacillithiol disulfide reductase: MTDFARSRVSEPQVFDVLVIGAGPTGLACAIEAQRAGLKAVLVDKGCLCNSLFHYPAHMTFFTTPELLEIGDMPFSSPNQKPTRSEALEYYRKVAEHYALDIRQYETVDKVTGSDGDFTAHTTDRFGRSVHHRARKLVIATGYYDLPNYLDIPGEDLNKVHHYYNEPHPYYGLNVLVIGGKNSAAIAALDLWRHGAKVTLVHRGEAMHRHVKYWILPDINNRVKNGEVKAYYRSTVAEISEDAVSLDTPEGPVTIPNDFVFALTGYHPDFTFIERLGVQLDATNDRCPVCDPVSLESNVPGIYLAGVIVAGERTNEIFIENGRFHGKQIADDLSAKLREPVTT; this comes from the coding sequence ATGACGGATTTTGCGCGTTCCCGTGTCTCTGAACCACAGGTCTTTGACGTCCTCGTAATCGGCGCTGGCCCCACCGGCCTCGCCTGCGCCATCGAGGCCCAGCGCGCCGGTCTCAAGGCGGTCCTCGTCGACAAGGGATGTCTCTGCAACTCCCTCTTCCATTACCCCGCCCACATGACCTTCTTCACCACCCCGGAGCTCCTCGAGATCGGCGACATGCCTTTCTCGAGCCCGAACCAGAAGCCCACCCGCTCCGAAGCCCTCGAGTACTACCGCAAGGTAGCCGAGCACTACGCCCTCGACATCCGCCAGTACGAAACCGTCGACAAGGTCACTGGCTCCGACGGCGACTTCACCGCCCACACCACCGACCGCTTCGGACGCTCCGTCCACCATCGCGCCCGCAAGTTAGTGATCGCCACCGGCTACTACGATCTGCCGAACTACCTCGACATCCCCGGCGAAGACCTCAACAAGGTACACCACTACTACAACGAGCCTCACCCCTACTACGGCCTCAATGTATTAGTGATCGGAGGCAAGAACTCCGCCGCTATCGCCGCCCTGGACCTCTGGCGCCACGGCGCGAAAGTAACCCTCGTGCATCGCGGCGAAGCCATGCACCGCCACGTCAAGTACTGGATCCTCCCCGACATCAACAACCGCGTCAAGAATGGCGAAGTCAAAGCCTACTACCGGAGCACAGTAGCTGAGATCAGTGAAGATGCCGTCTCCCTGGACACCCCCGAAGGCCCCGTCACCATCCCCAACGACTTCGTCTTCGCCCTCACCGGCTATCACCCCGACTTCACCTTCATCGAGCGCCTCGGCGTCCAACTCGACGCCACCAATGACCGCTGCCCCGTCTGCGACCCCGTCAGTTTAGAAAGCAACGTCCCCGGTATCTATTTAGCAGGCGTCATCGTAGCCGGCGAGCGCACCAACGAGATCTTCATCGAAAACGGCCGCTTCCACGGCAAACAAATCGCCGATGACCTGTCCGCCAAGCTACGCGAGCCCGTCACAACCTAG
- a CDS encoding response regulator: MREVIKRSTAPVATAGTIRIVVADDHPVVRFGVKNMLLNEPGFEVVGEAEDGDVAITQVLDLEPDILLLDLQMPRLPGLEAMRAIMNRSPRVKIILLTSTITTQQIIEALQIGARGIVLKDSVAGDLSQALRAVLQGDYWIGGERVANLLTALHELMKKAAAVPERKTYGLTPRELEVVTCIVEGCSNKDIAKQYTISEETVKRHLSNVFDKTGVSTRLELALFAISHKLVDPDA; this comes from the coding sequence ATGAGAGAAGTCATCAAGAGGTCCACCGCGCCGGTCGCGACAGCCGGCACCATTCGCATCGTCGTCGCGGACGATCACCCTGTCGTCCGCTTCGGCGTCAAAAACATGCTCCTCAACGAACCCGGCTTCGAAGTCGTTGGTGAAGCCGAGGACGGCGACGTAGCCATCACTCAAGTTCTCGATCTCGAGCCGGACATCCTCCTGCTCGACCTCCAGATGCCGCGCCTCCCCGGCCTCGAAGCCATGCGCGCCATCATGAACCGCTCGCCGCGTGTCAAGATCATCCTGCTCACCAGTACCATTACCACCCAGCAGATCATCGAGGCGCTCCAGATCGGAGCCCGCGGCATCGTCCTCAAGGACTCCGTGGCCGGAGATCTCTCACAGGCTCTTCGCGCCGTCCTCCAAGGTGATTATTGGATCGGTGGCGAGCGCGTCGCCAACCTTCTCACAGCCCTGCACGAGCTTATGAAGAAGGCAGCCGCCGTCCCCGAGCGCAAGACCTACGGCCTCACCCCGCGCGAGCTCGAGGTCGTTACCTGCATCGTCGAAGGCTGCAGCAATAAGGACATCGCAAAGCAGTACACCATCTCGGAAGAGACCGTGAAGCGCCATCTCTCGAACGTCTTTGATAAGACTGGCGTCTCCACCCGTCTCGAACTCGCGCTCTTCGCCATCTCCCACAAACTCGTCGATCCCGACGCGTAA
- a CDS encoding Hpt domain-containing response regulator: MSAPETPKRILIIDDDELSRDVLTLLLEAQGYLVDSAISGDHAIEHAVLPAPDLILTDFQMPGLAGNPLAARLRGAYGVTPRLYAMSATRPSPAEIDAYDGFILKPFSPEELEETLQSGKLKSDPSSANTNEESSSPALNEEIFSKLHDFMSTSEVLQMYTFCLQDAYSRLERMRTYERDHNETLYRREAHNIKGGCGMLGATELREIAGTMETLGIADGTTEKNSLREQFLAASERLERILKARAGSPSIA; encoded by the coding sequence ATGAGCGCACCAGAGACCCCAAAGCGCATTCTCATCATCGACGACGATGAACTGAGCCGCGACGTGCTCACCCTTCTGCTTGAAGCGCAGGGATACCTCGTCGACTCTGCCATCAGCGGCGATCATGCCATCGAGCACGCGGTCCTCCCGGCTCCTGACCTCATCCTCACCGACTTCCAGATGCCCGGACTTGCTGGCAATCCGCTCGCCGCGCGCCTCCGCGGAGCATATGGAGTAACTCCGCGTTTGTATGCCATGAGCGCCACCCGCCCATCCCCTGCGGAGATCGACGCCTACGACGGCTTTATCCTCAAGCCCTTCTCGCCCGAAGAATTGGAGGAAACGCTGCAGTCCGGCAAGTTGAAGAGTGACCCTTCCTCCGCAAACACCAACGAAGAGAGTTCTTCTCCTGCACTCAACGAGGAGATCTTCTCCAAACTTCACGACTTCATGTCAACATCCGAGGTTCTGCAGATGTACACCTTCTGTCTGCAGGACGCGTACAGCCGCCTCGAACGCATGAGGACATACGAGCGCGATCACAATGAGACCCTCTACCGGCGCGAAGCTCACAACATCAAAGGAGGTTGCGGCATGCTTGGCGCAACCGAGTTGCGAGAGATCGCCGGCACAATGGAAACCCTGGGTATCGCAGATGGTACCACCGAAAAGAACTCCCTTCGAGAGCAATTTCTAGCCGCGAGCGAACGCCTTGAGCGTATCCTGAAGGCTCGTGCAGGCAGCCCCTCGATTGCGTAG